AAGCTTGCAACGCTGAAGGTTCTTCATACGCAATGATGCCCAGGCAAGAACGACCGTCACGCTGGAGGCAATAAGGACGACCGTGTTGAGCGTGGCCAGGGGGATGTTGAGCAGAGATGCCCCCTGCGGCCAGTTCGGCGACCCTATGCGCAGCAGGACATAGGACGAGAACAAAGACCCGAACAGCATGACCTCAGCGCTCAAGAACAGCCATATGCCCAGTTTGGCGTTAAAAAGCCCCGTGTCAGGCCGTTCGTGGACTGTATAGGGAATGGCGTCCATGAGTTATTTCTCCTGTTTCTGGTATTGCGGGGTGAAGTCCTCGCCGGCACCCGGCACGCTGTATTCATAAGGCCCGCGGTAAGCGGCCACAGGTGTCAGAAAATTCCCGTGTCCCGGCGGCGACGGGCAGGCCCATTCAAGAGTGGTGGCTTTCCAGGGATTGTCGTCATGGATGCGTTTGCCCCTGAACATGCTCCAGATGACATTAAAAATGAACACCAGCTGGACCGCGCCCATGATAAAGGCCGCGATGGAGATAACGACATTCCAGTGCAGGACCGGTTGATTGATGGCATAACTGGATCCCCCGTCATATAAACGCCGCGACATGCCGGCCAGGCCCTGGATCAGCATGGGGAAAAAAATAAAATTCATACAAACAAAAGAAGGCCAAAAATGCAAATGACCCAGGACCTCATTCATTTTACGGCCCGTTATTTTTGGGAACCAGTAGTAGATGCCGGCAAACAACGCAAAAATTGTCCCCGGCGCTACCACGTAATGGAAATGGCCTATGACGTAATAGGTATCGTGCAGGTGGATGTCCGCGGCGGAAAGGCCCAACGGCAGACCTGTAAGGCCGCCGATGCCGAACATCGGCAGAAACGCCAGGGCGAAGAGCATGGCGGTGTTAAACCGTATGGACGCACCCCACAGCGAGATGAACAGTGCCGTCAAAATGACCACCGATGGGATGGAAATGATCATGGTGGTGGCCTGGAAGAACACGCTGATGGCTGGACCCATGTTGGTCAAGTACATGTGATGGGCCCAGACGATGAACGACAAAAAGCCCAGCACGACGATCGAGTAGACCATGGTCTTATAGCCCCAGATGGGCTTGCGGATATTGTTGGCGATGATCTCGGTGACGATGCCCATGGCCGGCAGGATGAGCACGTACACTTCCGGATGGCCCAGGAACCAAAACAAATGCTGCCACAACAACACGCTGCCTCCTCCGGCCACGTTCATGGGCTGGCCGCTGACGAAGAGGCCTGATGGCAAAAAGAAACTGGTACCGGCCACCCTGTCAAGCAATTGCAGGATGCTGGCCCCTTCCAGCGGTGGGAACGCCAGCAACAGCAGGAAGCCCGTGACCAATTGCGCCCAGACAAAAAACGGCAGGCGCATCCATGTCATCCCCGGGGCGCGTAACTGAAAAATAGTGGCGATAAAATTGATGGCAGCCAGTAAAGACGAGTTGATAAGAAAAACCATCCCGATCAGCCACACCGTCTGGCCTATGGGCGCGATGTCCGCCAGCGGTGGATACGACGTCCATCCGGAACTGGCCGCGCCTCCGGGGACAAAGAAACCGCAGAGCATCAATACCCCGCCGATGAAATACAGATCATAACTGACCATGTTCAACTTCGGGAATGCCATGTCCGGTGCGCCTATCTGCAGGGGCACGAGGTAATTGCCGAACGCGGCGAAGACCAGCGGCACAATACCCAAAAACACCATAATGGTCCCGTGCATGGCGCCCAACTGATTGTAGAAATCGGGCGTCATGATGCCGCCGGGCATGAAATCCTCCCCGAACCACGTTCCAATGACGGGCAGGGGCTGTTCCGGATAGGCCAGCTGCCAGCGCATCAGGAGTATCATCATGAATCCCAAGAGCAGGAATATGAAACCGGTGATGCCGTACTGCAGGCCGATGATCTTGTGGTCGGTGGAAAAAATGTATTTGCGCCAGAACGGCATGATACTCCTTAACTTTTCGTCGGCGAAGAGAACGTGAAATCAGACGCGGCCGTGGCCCCGTCCGTGACAGTGACCGTTGCTGTTTTTGTCCCCAATTTTTCGTGCCAGGCATTGATCTCATAGGTGCCGGCAGGCAGGTCTTTGATCTCAAATTTGCCATCCGCCTTGGTCACGGCAAAAAACGGGTTTGGCAGGACACTAACCCACGCGATCATCCAGGGATGCACGTCGCATTTCATGACGAACATGAATTCCGGCTTGTCAAATGTTTTGATGACTTCCGTGCGGAATTTGGGCATGGCCATGTTGAATTCCTGGTTGACCTTGGTGATGGCATGGACATTGTGCAGCGTACCATCGGGATTGAGGATCTTGACCGGCTGGTTGACCATGACACCCACCACATGGGGGTCGTAATTGCACCCTTTCTGGTCAATGACCACGGGATCGACCGGGGCGGTGTAATTACCCGCGGGAGCATTTTTAACATAGACAAACACATTGCCCATGGTCTGGCCATCGCCTAAGACCAGGGTCTGCGGATAAACCGCTTCCTTGTGCAGGGCCATGCACATGGGGTCCGCGTCCATTTTGATCTCTTTAAAATTAGGCACAGCGCCGTCATATTTGATGGTCCCGGTTACAGACCCGGCGGCGGCATAGCCCGAAAGTCCGATGGTCAGGCCTAAAACGGTCAACAAAATCCTGTACTGACGATCCATAGAAACCCCTTTGTTATATAAGATTTATAATGCAAACGATAAAAACGATTCAGATTACATCAACGGCTTTGGGTTGTCAAGACGGGAGTGGCAAATTTGAACCACTACCGGTATTTATCGTATTTGAGTCCGATGGCGTGGATGAACGGCTTAAGGCCATCGGGGATCGGAAAATCGCGGAATTCGCTCCCGCAGCGGTAGCAAGCGGCCAATCGGGGTACTTTATGGTAGAGCAGCCAGTCCGCCAGGGCGAAAACAGGCAGGCTCAAACCGTATGTCCAGGGCACCAGGACGATGCCGACACCCATAATGATAAAACCAATGACCTGGTTGAAATCCTTGTCCGTATAGAATTGCCGGCAGGCGCACACAGGACAGCGTTCAAAGACTATCTCTACTTTTTCCACCCTCCCCCATTCTTTTTGGCAATGCAGGCAGGTCAAAGGGGTATTGTCAACATGGACCTCGCTGACGGTGTATTTTTTGCAATGGCCGCAGAATCTGGAAATGGTGGGCATAAGAACTAAAGAGGAATGCCGAATCTTAACAGGTAATATTTATACGCCAAATCCCCCAGCAGAATGGCGCTTAACAGCGCGTACAGGATCCCCGTCGTGGCCTGGGTGTTCTTTAATTTCAACGTGCCGAAAGCAAAATAAGACCCCGCCAGCGGGAATACCGTCCCGAAAAAGACCGCCACCCATAATAAAAAACCATCAATGGAATTGATAAAGGTCCACGCGGCCCTCATTTCCCCGCTGTGCATCACCTTTCCAACGGCCAGATAATACGCGTTTCCTGCCAATCGCAATGCCAGAAGGACTGCCAAGGCCGCGACAGCTTTCTTAAGGTGGTCTGTCTTTAACCCGTGGACGTTCAGATAAAAATGCCCGAGGTTCATGGCATAAAAAGCGCCGGCCACGATGGACCCGGCAAAAATACTGATCGCTGTTTGCACCGCGTCCGGACGGACAAGCGCCGCAAAGACAACGGCGAAGAGTTTCATCCCCCATAAAGACAAAAGCGTTACGGTCAAAAGATGCACTTTTTCTTTGTTCCAGAATAAAGCATTCACGGCCAATGCCGCTGCCAGCCAAAGCAGGGCCATGTTCTTCAAGCTCTGTTCAACAGGCAAAAAGAAAAGCCAGATGACCGAAAATCCGGCGATGACCGTCGGACAGCCGAGGTGGAAACGGTGAAAATTATTCTTAATGGGATCCTGGACGCTTAACCAGAGGAACAAGGGATATGTGATACCGAAGGCCAGGAACGACAATAAAGGGAGCTGGGTCAACACCGGATTTTTCCCAATCTCAAAGCATTTCCTATGACCGAGACCGAACTGAAACTCATGGCCGCCCCGGCGATGATGGGGCTTAATAAGATCCCGAACACCGGGTATAGGATCCCCGCGGCCACCGGGATCCCCAGCACATTATAAATGAACGCGAAAAATAAGTTCTGCCGGATATTTTTCATCACCGCCCGGCTTAATCGCAGGGCTTTGACAATGCCGGTGAGGTCCCCCTTGACCAGGGTGATCCCCGCGCTTTCAATAGCCACATCCGTTCCGGTCCCCATGGCCACTCCTACATCCGCCTGCGCTAAAGCCGGCGCATCATTGATACCGTCCCCCGCCATCATGACAACAGCCCCCTGGGCTTTGAATTGTTTGATGATTTCCTGTTTGCTCTTTGGTTCCAATTCGGAGCGGACATCATCAATGTTCAATTCTTTGGCGATCACTTGAGCGGTTTGTTGATTGTCCCCTGTGAGCATGACCACCTTGATCCTCATCTTATGAAGGGCTTCAATGGCCTCGGGAGTTGTTTTCTTAATGGGATCGGATATTCCAAGGATACCGGCGACCTTTTGCTCCACCGCCACCCAAACAACGGTCTGTGCTTTGGCTTGTAATTCTACGGACTTATTTTTTAGATCTTCGGGAATATCGATCTTTTGGTCTTCAATGAATTTTTGTTTTCCTAAAATAATCCCTTGTCCATTGAGCTTGCCCTTGATCCCGCCTCCGGTGACCGATTCAAAATCCTCAACAGATCCTATCCGGACATTTTTTGCTTTCGCGTGATCAATAATGGCCCTCGCCAGAGGGTGTTCACTGCTCTGTTCAACAGAAGCGGCCACACCCATCAGCCGCTGTTCATCCCAACCCTGACCTGGAACACAAGCCGTGACCTTTGGTTTTCCTTCTGTGAGCGTCCCTGTTTTATCCGTCAGAACATGCGTGATCTTTTCGGCCTTTTCAATGGCTTCAGCGTTTTTAATGAGAACACCTGCCTGGGCACCGCGGCCGACACCCACCATAATGGACATGGGTGTGGCCAATCCCAAAGCGCAGGGGCAGGCAATAATTAAAACTGCAATGGCATTCACAATGGCGTACGCTAATTTCGGCTCCGGCCCCCAGTTTGCCCAAATGATGAACGTCACAACACAGATCAACACCACAACAGGAACAAAGTAACCGGATATCGTATCAGCCAATTTCTGAATGGGGGCCCGGCTTCGCTGGGCTTCGGCCACCATATGGACGATCTGTGAAAGTAGGGTTTCTGCCCCTATTTTTTCCGTTCTCATAACAAACGTCCCTGTTTGATTAACGGTTGCCCCGATGACACGATCGCCGGCATTCTTTTCAACAGGCATCGGCTCACCCGAGATCATGGATTCATCAACAGAACTTCTGCCTTCAAGAATAACACCGTCCAACGGTATCTTTTCTCCGGGACGGACCCGCAACATGTCTCCTTTTTGAACAGCATCAATAGCCACCTCTTCTTCAATACCATTTCGGATTCGATGTGCATTCTTCGCGGCTAACCCCAAGAGCGCCTTGATAGCCAACCCGGTTTGACTGCGCGCTTTGGCTTCCAACAATTGGCCTAAAATGATCAAAACAGTAATGACCGCCGCGGCTTCAAAATAAAGATCGATCTTTCCCATCTTCTTTAACGATCCAGGAAAGATCTGGGGAAATAAAGTCGCCACCATGCTATAGCCATAGGCCGCTCCGACGCCCAGAGCGATGAGGGTGAACATGTTGAGGCTTCTGTTGACCAGAGATTTCCAGCCTTTGACAAAAAACATCCCTCCCGTCCATAAGACCACGGGTGTGGCTAAGGCCAATTGTATGAACGGTGATAAACGATGCGGTGTGAATAACATCTCCCCTAACACCAACAGCACGAGCGGGATCGTTAGGGCAAGGCCGATCCAGAATTTCCGGGACAGGGAACTGATCTGCTTTTCTTCCCCGTTTTCTTTTTCGCCGGGACCCAGCGGTTCCAGATGCATGCCGCACTTGGGACAATCGCCGGGCTTGTCCTGTCTGATCTCCGGATGCATGGGGCAGGTGTAAATCAATGATGGCTCGCATGATCGACTTCAGCGGCCGGGGCAGTCTCAGCTTTGCTTGTATCCTGCCCCATCCTGCCCATTTCAGACTTGGGCAGATCAACTTCTTTGACCACATTCAATTGATTGTCGTATTTGATCAGTTTTCCGCCGGACACAACAAGGGCGCCTCCATCGGAAGTTGCCGTTACCGATACTTTATTGTGCATCTCACGCATCATCCCCATCATCTTCATCATTCCTTTGCCCTTCATACCGTCCTTGCCCTCCATCATTGCGGCCTTGTCCCCCGTCTTTTCTTCACCTTTGTCATTCATTTGAGCAAAGGCCATCCCTGTGACTGTTAAAATGACAACTGTTGTGATGACCGCGATACTTTTCTTCATATACTACCCCTTTCTGTTTGTTTTTTAACTACTTGTCAAATTCTGTTAAAGCCCGGCGTTTATTTGGGGATAAAAGCCGGTACCTTTATTATTTTTGGATCAACTTAGATACTTTACGAAAATGAAATACTCCCCATATCAAAATAATGAGACCCCACGCCATAAAAATCCAGCCCAAAAAA
This window of the Candidatus Omnitrophota bacterium genome carries:
- a CDS encoding copper-translocating P-type ATPase, encoding MIYTCPMHPEIRQDKPGDCPKCGMHLEPLGPGEKENGEEKQISSLSRKFWIGLALTIPLVLLVLGEMLFTPHRLSPFIQLALATPVVLWTGGMFFVKGWKSLVNRSLNMFTLIALGVGAAYGYSMVATLFPQIFPGSLKKMGKIDLYFEAAAVITVLIILGQLLEAKARSQTGLAIKALLGLAAKNAHRIRNGIEEEVAIDAVQKGDMLRVRPGEKIPLDGVILEGRSSVDESMISGEPMPVEKNAGDRVIGATVNQTGTFVMRTEKIGAETLLSQIVHMVAEAQRSRAPIQKLADTISGYFVPVVVLICVVTFIIWANWGPEPKLAYAIVNAIAVLIIACPCALGLATPMSIMVGVGRGAQAGVLIKNAEAIEKAEKITHVLTDKTGTLTEGKPKVTACVPGQGWDEQRLMGVAASVEQSSEHPLARAIIDHAKAKNVRIGSVEDFESVTGGGIKGKLNGQGIILGKQKFIEDQKIDIPEDLKNKSVELQAKAQTVVWVAVEQKVAGILGISDPIKKTTPEAIEALHKMRIKVVMLTGDNQQTAQVIAKELNIDDVRSELEPKSKQEIIKQFKAQGAVVMMAGDGINDAPALAQADVGVAMGTGTDVAIESAGITLVKGDLTGIVKALRLSRAVMKNIRQNLFFAFIYNVLGIPVAAGILYPVFGILLSPIIAGAAMSFSSVSVIGNALRLGKIRC
- a CDS encoding cbb3-type cytochrome c oxidase subunit I, which gives rise to MPFWRKYIFSTDHKIIGLQYGITGFIFLLLGFMMILLMRWQLAYPEQPLPVIGTWFGEDFMPGGIMTPDFYNQLGAMHGTIMVFLGIVPLVFAAFGNYLVPLQIGAPDMAFPKLNMVSYDLYFIGGVLMLCGFFVPGGAASSGWTSYPPLADIAPIGQTVWLIGMVFLINSSLLAAINFIATIFQLRAPGMTWMRLPFFVWAQLVTGFLLLLAFPPLEGASILQLLDRVAGTSFFLPSGLFVSGQPMNVAGGGSVLLWQHLFWFLGHPEVYVLILPAMGIVTEIIANNIRKPIWGYKTMVYSIVVLGFLSFIVWAHHMYLTNMGPAISVFFQATTMIISIPSVVILTALFISLWGASIRFNTAMLFALAFLPMFGIGGLTGLPLGLSAADIHLHDTYYVIGHFHYVVAPGTIFALFAGIYYWFPKITGRKMNEVLGHLHFWPSFVCMNFIFFPMLIQGLAGMSRRLYDGGSSYAINQPVLHWNVVISIAAFIMGAVQLVFIFNVIWSMFRGKRIHDDNPWKATTLEWACPSPPGHGNFLTPVAAYRGPYEYSVPGAGEDFTPQYQKQEK
- a CDS encoding carboxypeptidase regulatory-like domain-containing protein, with the translated sequence MDRQYRILLTVLGLTIGLSGYAAAGSVTGTIKYDGAVPNFKEIKMDADPMCMALHKEAVYPQTLVLGDGQTMGNVFVYVKNAPAGNYTAPVDPVVIDQKGCNYDPHVVGVMVNQPVKILNPDGTLHNVHAITKVNQEFNMAMPKFRTEVIKTFDKPEFMFVMKCDVHPWMIAWVSVLPNPFFAVTKADGKFEIKDLPAGTYEINAWHEKLGTKTATVTVTDGATAASDFTFSSPTKS